A region from the Gemmatimonadota bacterium genome encodes:
- the infB gene encoding translation initiation factor IF-2, with translation MRVIELAQTLNVGTDELLVLLRQLGIRVSDRRSALDEADVARVIARVERERRTGKRKAGEAIQAAIEDAKTPTTRRRRRRATPEPEPEAEEPEVEEAAAAPVAEVAAPEVEAPIAAPEPEVVEPVVVEAPPVAPEPVVEAKPTVAEPARPAVKPVRPAAAAAARTAPAAPPAPEPVRRNAPKGPARVIRRPAPAAGGGAPADRAAASGGKVRIQAEGYTPDGRRQSKDRKKGKRTRVDQDAVQSNIQRVMAELKGGGKKRRKGKGIQDARERREAEEAQKAEERAREARTVRVNEFLTVAELAELMDVPATEIVGAAFKNLGLMVTVNQRLDFDQIELLLDEFGFKAVREAEYGASEEEEEDVDPPESLKPRPPVVTVMGHVDHGKTRLLDAIRDTNVVAGEAGGITQHIGAYHVELPGGRAITFLDTPGHAAFTAMRARGAEVTDIVVLVVAADDSVMPQTIEAISHARNAGVPIVVAVNKIDLPAANPGRVKQELLQQSVTVEDFGGDVLSADISAKARIGIEDLLEKVLLQAELLDLTANPDREAQGTVIEAKLDPGKGPVATILVQRGTLRVGDSFVCGLYDGRVRALLDERGKPVESVGPGFPIQVLGASGVPQAGDSFQSMEADRAYEIAQNRQRLDREKQLRIRERGFKLGDFSQLRAEGKTGRLALIIKGDVDGSVQAVADALEQLGTNEVSVDIVHRGVGAINESDVLLASTTQAIIIGFRVRPDAKSRGLAEREGVDVHTYDVIYEAVNDVRSALEGLLSPEEKERILGTAEVRDTFRITRVGTIAGCYVTHGTIQRAGQVRLVRDGIMIYDGTISSLKRFKEDVREVREGFECGIGIANFNDVKVGDVIECYRVEEVARTLADSAKGRD, from the coding sequence ATGCGGGTCATCGAGCTGGCACAGACGCTGAACGTCGGGACCGACGAGCTGCTGGTATTGTTACGGCAGCTCGGGATCCGTGTGTCCGATCGGCGGAGCGCCCTCGACGAGGCCGATGTGGCCCGTGTCATCGCCAGGGTCGAACGCGAGCGCCGCACCGGCAAGCGCAAGGCGGGGGAAGCCATCCAGGCGGCGATCGAGGACGCCAAGACGCCCACGACGCGCCGACGCCGTCGCCGGGCCACGCCCGAGCCCGAGCCGGAGGCCGAGGAGCCGGAGGTCGAGGAAGCGGCCGCCGCCCCCGTCGCAGAGGTCGCCGCTCCCGAGGTCGAGGCCCCCATCGCTGCCCCTGAGCCGGAGGTCGTCGAACCGGTCGTGGTCGAAGCTCCTCCCGTGGCGCCGGAGCCCGTGGTGGAGGCGAAGCCGACCGTGGCGGAGCCCGCACGCCCCGCGGTCAAACCGGTCCGCCCAGCGGCGGCAGCGGCGGCTCGGACCGCCCCAGCGGCCCCTCCCGCGCCCGAGCCTGTGCGTCGCAATGCGCCGAAGGGCCCGGCCCGGGTGATCCGGCGGCCTGCGCCCGCCGCTGGGGGAGGAGCCCCGGCGGATCGTGCGGCCGCCTCCGGCGGGAAGGTGCGCATCCAGGCCGAAGGGTACACTCCCGACGGCCGCCGGCAGTCCAAGGACCGGAAGAAGGGCAAGCGCACCAGGGTGGACCAGGACGCCGTCCAATCCAACATCCAGCGCGTCATGGCCGAGCTCAAAGGGGGCGGCAAGAAGCGCCGGAAGGGGAAGGGCATCCAGGACGCGCGCGAGCGGCGCGAGGCAGAAGAGGCGCAGAAGGCCGAGGAACGTGCCCGCGAAGCCCGTACGGTTCGCGTGAACGAGTTCCTGACCGTGGCCGAGCTGGCCGAGTTGATGGATGTCCCCGCGACCGAGATCGTCGGGGCAGCATTCAAGAATCTCGGGCTGATGGTCACCGTCAACCAGCGCCTCGATTTCGATCAGATCGAGTTGCTCCTGGACGAGTTCGGCTTCAAGGCGGTGCGAGAGGCCGAGTATGGGGCGAGCGAGGAGGAGGAGGAGGACGTCGATCCGCCCGAGTCGCTGAAGCCGCGGCCGCCGGTCGTGACCGTCATGGGGCACGTCGACCACGGCAAGACGCGTCTGCTGGACGCCATTCGCGACACGAACGTGGTGGCAGGCGAAGCCGGGGGCATCACCCAGCACATCGGTGCCTACCACGTCGAGCTTCCGGGGGGGCGGGCGATCACCTTCCTGGATACGCCCGGTCACGCGGCGTTCACGGCCATGCGCGCCCGTGGTGCCGAGGTGACCGACATCGTGGTGCTGGTCGTCGCCGCAGATGACTCGGTCATGCCGCAGACCATCGAGGCGATCAGTCACGCCAGGAACGCCGGCGTTCCGATCGTGGTCGCGGTCAACAAGATCGACTTGCCCGCCGCCAATCCGGGTCGCGTCAAACAAGAGCTGCTGCAGCAGAGCGTGACGGTCGAGGATTTCGGTGGTGACGTGCTGTCCGCCGACATCAGCGCCAAGGCCCGCATCGGCATCGAGGACCTGCTCGAGAAGGTGCTGCTGCAGGCCGAGCTGCTCGACCTCACCGCCAACCCCGATCGCGAGGCCCAGGGCACCGTGATCGAGGCCAAGCTGGATCCGGGCAAGGGGCCGGTGGCCACGATCCTCGTCCAGCGTGGTACCCTGCGGGTCGGCGACTCCTTCGTGTGTGGCCTGTACGACGGTCGGGTGCGGGCGCTCCTGGATGAGCGCGGCAAGCCCGTCGAGTCCGTCGGTCCGGGCTTCCCGATCCAGGTGCTTGGAGCCTCGGGGGTTCCTCAGGCCGGTGATTCGTTCCAGTCGATGGAAGCGGACCGGGCCTACGAGATTGCGCAAAACCGTCAGCGGCTGGACCGAGAGAAGCAGCTCCGCATTCGGGAGCGCGGCTTCAAGCTCGGCGACTTCTCGCAGTTGCGTGCCGAAGGAAAGACCGGCCGCCTGGCCCTCATCATCAAGGGCGACGTCGACGGCTCAGTGCAGGCCGTCGCGGATGCCTTGGAGCAGCTCGGCACCAACGAGGTTTCGGTCGACATCGTCCATCGCGGCGTGGGGGCCATCAACGAGTCGGACGTGCTGCTGGCTTCCACCACCCAGGCCATCATCATCGGCTTCCGGGTGCGACCCGACGCCAAGTCCCGGGGGTTGGCGGAGCGCGAGGGCGTCGATGTGCACACCTACGACGTCATCTACGAAGCGGTCAACGATGTGCGCTCGGCTTTGGAGGGACTGCTGTCCCCCGAAGAGAAGGAGCGGATCCTGGGGACCGCCGAGGTGCGCGATACGTTCCGGATCACGCGCGTCGGCACCATCGCCGGCTGCTACGTCACGCACGGAACCATCCAGAGAGCTGGACAGGTTCGCCTGGTACGCGATGGGATCATGATCTACGACGGGACGATTTCGTCTCTCAAGCGCTTCAAGGAAGACGTACGGGAGGTTCGCGAGGGCTTCGAGTGCGGCATCGGGATCGCCAACTTCAACGACGTGAAGGTGGGCGATGTCATCGAGTGCTATCGTGTTGAGGAAGTCGCCCGCACGCTGGCCGACTCCGCCAAGGGCCGGGACTGA
- a CDS encoding DUF503 domain-containing protein — protein MIVRLLVFHLAFPEAQSLKDKRMVLRSVKDRLRTRFNVSVAETGGQDLWGRGELSVVYLSPDVAQADAVESRIDRLLDESGRLVISHTRREDL, from the coding sequence GTGATCGTTCGCTTGCTGGTCTTCCACCTCGCCTTCCCCGAGGCGCAGAGTCTGAAGGACAAGCGTATGGTCCTCCGGTCCGTGAAGGACCGCCTGCGCACGCGCTTCAATGTGTCCGTCGCCGAGACCGGTGGTCAGGATCTCTGGGGTCGCGGCGAGCTGTCGGTCGTCTACCTTTCCCCGGACGTGGCGCAGGCGGATGCCGTCGAGAGCCGCATCGACCGGCTGCTCGACGAGAGTGGGCGCCTGGTCATCTCCCATACACGCCGCGAGGATCTCTAG
- the rbfA gene encoding 30S ribosome-binding factor RbfA, with protein sequence MSRRYERLNEQVKRETAEILRLRVRDPRVIDVRVTGAEVTSDLWLARIYVRLPQDREARAQARKGLTAATPYIRRELGQVLRLRRVPELRFEEDRTAEAAERIESLLKEAGIEADDEAPDASDP encoded by the coding sequence ATGTCTCGTCGCTACGAACGCCTGAACGAGCAGGTCAAGCGGGAGACTGCGGAGATCCTCCGCCTGCGGGTACGCGACCCGCGGGTCATCGACGTCCGGGTGACCGGGGCCGAGGTCACGTCGGATCTATGGCTGGCACGCATCTACGTGCGGCTCCCGCAGGACCGGGAGGCGCGCGCACAAGCTCGCAAGGGGCTGACGGCTGCGACGCCCTACATCCGCAGAGAGCTGGGGCAGGTGCTGAGGCTGCGGCGCGTACCCGAGCTCCGCTTCGAGGAGGATCGCACCGCGGAGGCGGCCGAGCGCATCGAGTCCCTGCTCAAAGAGGCAGGGATCGAGGCCGACGACGAAGCACCGGATGCGTCCGACCCGTGA
- the truB gene encoding tRNA pseudouridine(55) synthase TruB, whose amino-acid sequence MTAGVLPIDKPSGPTSHDIVSQARRALHERRIGHTGTLDPFASGLLLLCVAGATRLAEYLTGLDKRYDATVRLGVGTDTDDRCGVAVREDDAWRVCTEERLREALAELRGPVRQIPPAYSAKKISGERAYRMARRGEEVSLQAVDVVVHALTLRSVSLPFVELSVHCSSGTYIRALARDLGRALGTCAHLSELRRTQVGPHSVAGALTPDELDDAARVSGALIAPLRALSHLRRIELDGEALAGVRHGRPVAVGVETDDGLVAVADGADLVAVAEVRAGQLRPRKVFSW is encoded by the coding sequence GTGACCGCCGGGGTTCTTCCGATCGACAAGCCCTCGGGCCCTACGTCCCACGACATCGTGTCCCAGGCCCGCCGGGCACTGCACGAGCGGCGCATCGGACATACGGGGACGCTGGATCCCTTCGCCTCTGGATTGTTGTTGTTGTGTGTCGCTGGTGCTACCCGGCTGGCCGAGTATCTCACCGGGCTCGACAAACGCTACGATGCGACTGTGCGGCTGGGTGTGGGCACGGACACCGACGATCGCTGTGGGGTTGCGGTACGGGAAGACGACGCCTGGCGGGTGTGTACCGAGGAGCGCCTGCGGGAGGCGCTCGCTGAGCTGCGCGGGCCCGTCCGTCAGATTCCTCCTGCGTACTCCGCGAAGAAGATCTCCGGCGAGCGGGCGTATCGGATGGCCCGTCGTGGCGAGGAGGTGTCTCTGCAGGCCGTCGACGTGGTCGTCCATGCGCTCACGCTGCGGTCGGTTTCGCTGCCCTTCGTCGAACTCTCCGTGCATTGCTCGAGCGGCACCTACATCAGGGCCTTGGCGCGCGACCTCGGGCGGGCGCTCGGCACCTGTGCGCACCTCAGCGAGCTGCGACGCACGCAGGTGGGCCCCCACAGCGTGGCGGGCGCCTTGACCCCCGATGAGCTCGACGACGCAGCCCGTGTCTCGGGCGCGCTGATCGCGCCCTTGCGGGCGCTGTCGCACCTCCGGCGCATCGAGCTGGATGGGGAGGCCCTGGCTGGCGTCCGCCACGGACGGCCGGTCGCAGTGGGGGTCGAAACGGACGATGGACTCGTGGCGGTGGCGGACGGAGCGGACCTGGTCGCCGTCGCGGAGGTCCGCGCAGGACAGCTCCGACCCCGGAAGGTGTTCTCGTGGTAG
- a CDS encoding bifunctional riboflavin kinase/FAD synthetase: MVEAFAIDPRLPHALPQDGRGTVITVGTFDGVHRGHLAVFDEICRRAREQDRRSVLVTFDPHPLRIVRPEDAPPLLTTPVEKKEILAETGLDYAVFLPFTRALSRYTPRRFVEEILVGRLGVSELVIGYDHGFGRGRSGDVETLREIGGELGFAVDVVPPVFEGEAPISSTRIRQAVTAGDLDEAAGGLGRPYAVRGLVVRGDQRGRTLGFPTANLAVPVPDKLLPPPGIYAVRAHVRTGTFGGALHLGPRPTFQGAPPTIEVHLMDFDGDLYGEDVRVDFVQRLRGIEPFSTVEALVEQIRRDVERARHALG, encoded by the coding sequence GTGGTAGAGGCGTTCGCGATCGATCCCCGACTCCCGCACGCGTTGCCGCAGGACGGGCGCGGAACCGTGATCACGGTGGGCACCTTCGATGGGGTGCATCGTGGTCATCTGGCCGTGTTCGACGAGATCTGTCGACGGGCGCGCGAGCAGGATCGTCGCAGTGTCCTGGTCACCTTCGATCCCCACCCGCTGCGCATCGTGCGCCCCGAAGATGCTCCGCCCCTGCTCACCACACCCGTGGAGAAGAAGGAGATCCTGGCCGAGACCGGGTTGGACTACGCCGTGTTCCTGCCCTTCACCCGAGCGCTGTCCCGGTACACCCCGCGGAGGTTCGTCGAGGAGATCCTGGTGGGACGCCTCGGCGTGTCCGAGCTCGTCATCGGGTACGACCACGGCTTCGGACGCGGTCGCAGCGGTGACGTGGAGACGCTGCGGGAGATCGGTGGAGAGCTGGGGTTCGCTGTCGACGTAGTGCCCCCCGTATTCGAGGGGGAAGCCCCGATCTCCTCCACGCGCATCCGCCAGGCGGTCACGGCCGGGGACCTCGACGAGGCGGCAGGTGGCTTGGGGCGCCCCTACGCGGTTCGCGGCCTGGTGGTGCGAGGCGACCAGCGCGGCCGCACGCTCGGATTTCCCACCGCGAATCTGGCAGTACCGGTGCCGGACAAGCTCCTGCCCCCCCCTGGCATCTACGCGGTGCGCGCCCATGTCCGAACGGGGACCTTCGGGGGCGCCCTGCACCTGGGGCCCCGGCCGACCTTCCAGGGTGCGCCTCCGACCATCGAGGTGCATCTGATGGACTTCGATGGGGATCTCTACGGCGAGGACGTCCGGGTGGACTTCGTGCAACGACTGCGCGGCATCGAGCCGTTCTCGACCGTCGAAGCGCTGGTGGAGCAGATCCGACGGGACGTGGAGCGGGCCCGGCACGCGCTGGGCTGA
- a CDS encoding mechanosensitive ion channel family protein codes for MRSLLMRSLLQDAVDSVGASLVAPPPGPDSFSLAAAADTTRSALEPAVAAGAPLWRPLLVVAIGLPLLGWLTLWGRSVVSRRVGPHRGLITGKLIFYPGVVVMATLVLRELGFSLTPMLGAAGVVGIALGFASQTSVSNIVAGFFLVGERPFVVGDIIEIGSTAGTVLSVGMLSVKLRTWDNRFIRVPNESLMKSEVTNLTRFPIRRVDIVVRISYDEDLDHVQEVLLDAARAHPSSLMEPEPRLFFVSFGETAIHVKLTVWGTRDDRRELKHSLPALMKRHLDQAGIRIPHLPAVVPLTVAPSGSEGFG; via the coding sequence ATGCGCTCCCTATTGATGCGCTCCCTCCTGCAGGACGCCGTCGACTCCGTGGGTGCGTCCCTGGTGGCCCCCCCGCCCGGTCCCGACTCGTTCTCGCTGGCCGCAGCGGCGGATACGACGCGGTCGGCTCTCGAACCGGCCGTCGCCGCAGGCGCGCCTCTGTGGCGCCCGCTGCTCGTCGTCGCCATCGGTCTCCCCCTCTTGGGCTGGCTGACGCTGTGGGGCCGCAGCGTGGTCAGCCGACGCGTGGGGCCGCATCGGGGGCTCATCACCGGCAAGTTGATCTTCTACCCGGGCGTCGTCGTGATGGCGACGCTCGTGCTTCGTGAGCTCGGGTTCAGCCTGACGCCGATGCTGGGCGCCGCCGGCGTAGTGGGGATCGCCCTCGGCTTTGCCTCTCAGACGAGCGTGTCCAACATCGTGGCGGGCTTCTTCCTGGTAGGTGAGCGGCCCTTCGTCGTCGGAGACATCATCGAGATCGGCTCCACGGCCGGTACGGTCCTCTCCGTGGGTATGCTGTCGGTGAAGCTACGCACGTGGGACAACCGCTTCATCCGGGTCCCGAACGAATCGCTGATGAAGAGCGAGGTAACCAACCTGACCCGCTTTCCCATCCGCCGCGTGGATATCGTCGTGCGCATCTCCTACGACGAAGATCTGGACCATGTGCAAGAGGTATTGCTGGACGCGGCCCGGGCCCATCCGTCCTCCTTGATGGAGCCGGAACCGCGTCTCTTCTTCGTTTCGTTCGGGGAAACGGCCATCCACGTCAAGCTCACGGTCTGGGGAACTCGAGACGACCGCCGCGAGCTGAAGCACAGCCTCCCGGCCCTGATGAAGCGCCACCTCGATCAGGCGGGAATCCGCATTCCCCATCTCCCGGCCGTGGTCCCGCTGACAGTGGCACCCTCGGGATCCGAGGGCTTCGGGTGA